A genomic segment from Flammeovirga pectinis encodes:
- a CDS encoding DUF523 domain-containing protein → MTKPEYIVSACLVGINCRYNGGCTHISKIEQLVVEGKALAVCPEELGGLPTPRNPVEIVNGAVKDKFGTDQTIAFNLGAQKTLEIAENANIKKAILQARSPSCGYGKIYDGSFTGNLIDGNGITSSLLEDNGFEVFTDQNWESKEID, encoded by the coding sequence ATGACTAAGCCAGAATATATTGTTAGTGCTTGTTTAGTAGGTATTAATTGTAGGTACAATGGTGGTTGTACTCATATTAGTAAGATTGAGCAATTGGTAGTAGAAGGTAAAGCACTTGCTGTTTGCCCCGAAGAACTCGGAGGTTTACCAACACCAAGAAACCCTGTCGAGATTGTAAATGGTGCTGTGAAAGATAAATTTGGAACAGATCAAACAATTGCATTTAATTTAGGTGCACAAAAAACTTTAGAAATTGCAGAAAATGCAAATATCAAAAAAGCAATTTTACAAGCTAGAAGTCCCTCTTGTGGTTATGGTAAAATATACGATGGCTCTTTTACAGGTAATTTAATTGATGGAAATGGAATTACATCGTCTTTATTAGAAGACAATGGATTTGAAGTATTTACAGATCAAAATTGGGAAAGTAAAGAGATTGATTAA
- a CDS encoding GNAT family N-acetyltransferase: protein MNLVNVKKITLRKLEFSDCQRMIDLVNNKNITKNLLDRFPIPFTFKHAHRFIENTKTSQSATVFGIEYKGEYVGNIELMHGQDVYRKGAIIGYFIGEEYWNKGIASAAVKMMVDYGFKYLDFVKISALVFDKNIASQKVLEKAGFKVEGIFRKAVFKNEEYLNEIHYAVFSEDIV from the coding sequence ATGAATCTTGTAAACGTAAAAAAAATTACATTACGGAAACTAGAATTTTCGGATTGTCAACGGATGATAGATTTAGTGAATAATAAGAATATTACCAAAAACTTATTAGATAGATTCCCCATTCCGTTTACTTTTAAACATGCCCATAGATTTATAGAAAATACTAAAACATCACAATCAGCCACAGTATTTGGAATAGAATACAAAGGTGAATATGTAGGTAATATAGAACTAATGCACGGACAAGATGTATATAGAAAAGGAGCAATAATTGGCTATTTTATTGGTGAGGAGTATTGGAATAAAGGTATTGCATCTGCTGCTGTTAAAATGATGGTAGATTATGGTTTTAAATATCTTGATTTTGTGAAAATTAGTGCTTTAGTTTTCGATAAAAATATTGCTTCTCAGAAAGTATTAGAAAAAGCTGGTTTTAAAGTAGAAGGTATATTTAGAAAAGCAGTATTTAAAAATGAAGAGTATTTAAATGAAATTCATTATGCGGTTTTTTCAGAAGATATTGTTTAA
- a CDS encoding transglutaminase domain-containing protein: MIKYFLFCFLFFVTTLFSTAQNKTHVQEVVDKYASKYTDPDKLAAKLNKDFSAPLDRAYAAYYWVGNHIAYDVKNANRISSVRFSYSSEKEKQELIQKMIYDTACKTLKQGKGVCDGYAKLYQYLMDKVNVECVVVDGIGKAYISQIGDLKLQADHSWNAIKIEGAWQLLDATWGAGIVDQEGFHRMYSDIYFMTPPKEFFYNHYPLEEKWMLMDGDFDTFNNNPLMYSDVLKRGIQVSSPSSGVLKKPKNPIQFVMKMADGDPSKINYNYSNEKYMQPLKLKEENGNYVFSVPAPKGNPNYLIIYYDINGILVYKIK, translated from the coding sequence ATGATTAAGTATTTCCTTTTCTGCTTTCTGTTTTTTGTAACAACTTTGTTCAGTACGGCTCAAAATAAAACACATGTTCAAGAAGTAGTAGATAAATACGCTTCAAAATACACAGACCCAGATAAATTAGCAGCTAAACTAAATAAAGATTTTTCTGCACCTTTAGATAGAGCATATGCAGCTTATTATTGGGTAGGTAATCATATTGCTTACGATGTAAAAAATGCTAATCGTATTTCTTCTGTCAGATTTAGTTACAGCTCTGAAAAAGAGAAACAAGAATTAATTCAGAAAATGATTTATGACACAGCTTGTAAAACCTTAAAACAAGGTAAAGGCGTCTGCGATGGATATGCAAAACTTTATCAATATTTAATGGATAAAGTGAATGTTGAATGTGTAGTTGTAGATGGGATTGGCAAAGCATACATAAGCCAAATAGGTGATTTAAAATTACAAGCTGACCACTCTTGGAATGCTATTAAAATAGAAGGTGCATGGCAATTGTTAGATGCAACATGGGGAGCAGGAATTGTAGATCAAGAGGGTTTTCATAGAATGTATTCTGATATTTATTTTATGACTCCTCCTAAAGAATTTTTCTATAACCATTACCCTCTAGAAGAAAAATGGATGCTTATGGATGGGGATTTTGATACCTTTAATAACAACCCATTAATGTATAGTGATGTTTTAAAAAGAGGTATTCAGGTGAGTAGTCCTAGTTCTGGTGTCTTGAAAAAACCTAAAAACCCTATTCAATTTGTGATGAAGATGGCGGATGGTGATCCTTCAAAAATTAATTACAATTATAGTAATGAGAAGTACATGCAACCATTAAAATTAAAAGAAGAAAATGGCAATTATGTATTCTCTGTTCCAGCACCAAAAGGAAATCCTAATTACTTAATTATCTATTATGATATTAATGGAATATTGGTGTATAAAATAAAGTAA
- a CDS encoding alpha-ketoglutarate-dependent dioxygenase AlkB family protein — translation MQLFDLPSDKNKNLLPYSGTVNYYGKILSQKEADYYFTTFMEQIEWKNDVALMFGKRIETKRKVAWYGEKPFKYTYSKNTKEALAFTPELLKLKTLIEKETGETYNSCLLNLYHNGSEGMAWHSDGERDLKERGAIASVSFCAERKFAFKHKETKETVSLVLEHGSLLVMKDETQEFWLHRLPPTKKIGTPRVNLTFRTIDSE, via the coding sequence ATGCAACTTTTCGACTTACCAAGCGACAAAAATAAGAACCTTTTACCTTACAGTGGGACAGTAAATTATTATGGAAAAATATTGTCGCAGAAGGAGGCAGATTATTATTTCACAACATTTATGGAACAAATAGAGTGGAAAAATGATGTTGCTTTGATGTTTGGAAAACGTATTGAAACCAAAAGGAAGGTAGCATGGTATGGCGAAAAACCTTTTAAATACACCTATTCTAAAAATACGAAAGAGGCATTGGCTTTTACTCCAGAATTATTAAAGTTAAAAACATTAATAGAAAAAGAAACAGGAGAAACGTACAACTCTTGTTTACTGAATCTCTATCATAATGGGAGTGAAGGAATGGCTTGGCATAGTGATGGAGAAAGAGATTTAAAAGAAAGAGGGGCAATAGCATCTGTATCTTTTTGTGCTGAACGTAAGTTTGCTTTTAAGCACAAAGAGACCAAAGAAACTGTAAGTTTGGTATTAGAACATGGTTCTTTATTAGTGATGAAAGATGAAACACAAGAGTTCTGGTTACACCGTTTACCGCCAACTAAAAAGATAGGGACTCCAAGAGTAAATCTCACTTTTAGAACAATTGATTCTGAATAG
- a CDS encoding HipA family kinase, which translates to MYNTDIRTVNMTRYITPLREGGSLPAIVECDDGFEYVIKFRGAGQGVKALIAELLGGEMARQIGLNMPELVLINLVDTFSKSEGDEEIQDLLKFSEGLNLGMSYLSGAITYDPLVSIAEPLAASKVVLLDSIITNIDRTHRNTNLLNWNKALWVIDHGASLYFHHSWDGWEDHSKRTFPMIKDHVLLKKATKLDEAAALIKSELTEEVINGIVNLLPEDWLSAKGIDANPEERKTVYKQFLNTRIANLDQLTKEAKNAR; encoded by the coding sequence ATGTATAATACAGATATTCGTACAGTGAATATGACGCGTTATATTACGCCTTTACGTGAAGGAGGTTCTCTACCTGCAATCGTAGAATGTGATGACGGTTTTGAATATGTCATTAAATTTAGAGGAGCGGGTCAGGGAGTAAAGGCTTTAATTGCTGAACTTCTTGGTGGAGAGATGGCTCGTCAGATTGGATTAAATATGCCTGAATTAGTACTTATAAATTTGGTAGATACGTTTAGTAAATCAGAAGGTGATGAAGAAATTCAGGATTTATTAAAATTTTCTGAAGGCCTAAATTTAGGTATGAGCTATTTAAGTGGAGCAATAACATACGATCCTTTAGTTTCTATTGCTGAACCATTGGCGGCTTCAAAAGTGGTATTGTTAGATAGTATTATCACAAACATTGATAGAACGCATAGAAATACAAATCTTCTTAATTGGAATAAAGCATTATGGGTTATAGACCATGGAGCAAGTCTGTACTTTCATCATTCTTGGGATGGGTGGGAAGATCATTCTAAAAGAACATTTCCTATGATTAAAGACCATGTTTTATTAAAGAAAGCAACCAAATTAGATGAGGCCGCTGCTTTAATTAAATCAGAATTAACTGAAGAAGTTATAAATGGTATTGTAAATTTGCTGCCTGAAGATTGGTTGTCTGCTAAAGGAATAGATGCAAATCCTGAGGAAAGAAAAACCGTTTACAAACAATTTTTGAATACGAGAATTGCTAATTTAGACCAACTCACCAAAGAGGCAAAAAATGCAAGATAA
- the truA gene encoding tRNA pseudouridine(38-40) synthase TruA has protein sequence MRYFIHLAYDGTNYRGWQFQPNVVSVQGTIEDRLKSIFKTDITVFGCGRTDAGVHSSQYFIHINLAEPLTFDLKFRLNKNLPEAIVVYDVIPMNDDQHVRFDATMRTYDYFIHTEKDILNSKFSSNYDVTALDIDVVQKAAKMLTSFDDFIGVCKKPHLYKHTRCNVTHAEVFVDREAKRLRFTITANRFLRGMIRLIVTNLLNVGKGRITLEEFEKVFTNKVTIIDTPPAYPSGLFLSKVEYPYLKMESKSGLLAGLKLGLQ, from the coding sequence ATGCGCTATTTTATACATTTAGCCTACGATGGTACTAACTATCGAGGATGGCAGTTTCAACCAAATGTAGTTTCTGTACAAGGAACTATAGAAGATAGATTAAAATCAATTTTTAAAACTGATATTACAGTATTTGGTTGTGGAAGAACAGATGCAGGTGTACATTCTAGCCAGTATTTTATTCATATTAATTTAGCAGAACCCCTCACATTTGATCTAAAATTTAGACTCAATAAAAACCTTCCAGAAGCTATCGTTGTGTATGACGTCATTCCTATGAACGATGATCAGCATGTTCGCTTTGATGCAACTATGCGTACTTATGATTACTTTATTCATACAGAAAAAGATATCCTAAATTCTAAATTTAGTTCTAATTACGACGTTACAGCTTTAGATATAGATGTGGTACAGAAAGCGGCAAAAATGCTAACATCTTTCGATGATTTTATTGGTGTTTGTAAAAAACCTCACCTGTATAAACATACACGTTGCAATGTTACACATGCAGAGGTTTTTGTAGATAGAGAAGCAAAAAGATTAAGGTTTACAATTACTGCAAATCGTTTTTTAAGAGGAATGATTCGCTTAATAGTCACAAATTTATTGAATGTAGGCAAAGGTAGAATCACTTTAGAAGAGTTCGAGAAAGTCTTTACTAATAAGGTGACAATAATTGATACCCCACCTGCATATCCATCGGGCTTATTCTTGTCTAAAGTAGAATATCCTTATTTAAAAATGGAATCTAAAAGTGGGTTATTAGCAGGTTTAAAATTAGGATTACAATAA
- a CDS encoding DUF3037 domain-containing protein — MQDKQVYEYAVIRFVPKVEREEFINVGVILFCKGLKYLDLKYKVVQKKLDAFDIEIDQAQLETYLQTWKLICEGGSKGGVIGEQDLPNRFRWLTATRSTLIQSSKVHPGLCIKPPEEILEHLFCKYIG, encoded by the coding sequence ATGCAAGATAAGCAAGTATATGAGTATGCAGTTATTCGCTTTGTTCCTAAAGTAGAAAGGGAGGAGTTTATAAATGTTGGAGTAATTTTATTCTGCAAAGGATTAAAATACCTTGATTTAAAATACAAAGTGGTACAGAAAAAATTAGATGCTTTTGATATTGAAATTGATCAAGCTCAATTAGAAACCTATCTACAGACTTGGAAATTAATTTGTGAAGGAGGATCTAAAGGCGGTGTTATTGGCGAACAAGATTTACCAAATAGATTTAGGTGGTTAACTGCAACAAGGAGTACATTGATCCAAAGCTCTAAAGTTCACCCAGGTTTATGTATTAAGCCTCCAGAAGAAATACTAGAACATTTATTCTGTAAGTATATCGGTTAA
- a CDS encoding DUF3592 domain-containing protein encodes MSKKLILIIQFIITVALVSFTWLNPPINFAIDHITLLPFLLNLAIIGSYGVLIYYWDKTKNPSKLNMIILILLIFSTVPVVLKGSNYFSSIGNQLLVSSGVDVTAEVTHKGQSRRKKGLGMIDVFEISYQYITLSGEFIQVTKIVSKPIFNSYVEGAEVQLRYYPNNPKNHITYFLIKGE; translated from the coding sequence ATGAGTAAGAAATTAATACTGATAATTCAGTTTATTATAACAGTGGCACTTGTCAGTTTTACTTGGTTAAATCCACCTATCAATTTTGCCATAGATCATATTACATTATTACCTTTCTTACTGAATTTAGCAATTATAGGATCTTACGGAGTCTTGATTTATTATTGGGATAAGACTAAGAATCCATCAAAATTAAATATGATTATTTTAATATTACTTATTTTTAGTACAGTACCTGTTGTATTAAAAGGAAGTAATTATTTTTCGAGTATTGGCAATCAATTACTTGTATCTTCTGGAGTAGATGTTACAGCAGAAGTAACCCACAAAGGACAGTCACGCAGAAAAAAAGGACTAGGAATGATAGATGTATTTGAAATAAGTTATCAATATATTACTTTAAGTGGAGAGTTTATTCAAGTTACTAAAATTGTGAGTAAACCCATTTTTAATAGCTATGTAGAAGGGGCTGAGGTTCAATTAAGATATTATCCAAATAATCCAAAAAACCATATCACTTACTTTTTAATTAAAGGAGAATAA
- a CDS encoding GtrA family protein has product MRNFLIKLIDFFYPPFKKVMPLQTFRYAVCGGGNLALDIILYFLVFHFVVDEHNLDLGFVVISGHIAALFIVFPITFTTGFLLQKYITFQLSDVKSHIQLFRYAQVSAGAIVLNYLLMKFFVDLLHIYPTPSKMLTTVVSVIFSYISQSRYTFKVNTKKNK; this is encoded by the coding sequence ATGAGAAATTTTTTAATCAAACTTATAGACTTCTTTTATCCTCCTTTTAAAAAGGTAATGCCCCTACAGACATTCAGGTATGCTGTATGCGGAGGTGGTAACCTTGCTTTGGATATTATTCTCTATTTTTTGGTGTTTCATTTTGTAGTTGATGAACATAACCTCGATCTAGGTTTTGTTGTAATAAGCGGACACATTGCTGCTTTGTTTATTGTATTTCCTATTACATTTACTACAGGTTTTTTACTACAGAAATACATTACTTTTCAGTTATCTGATGTAAAAAGTCATATTCAATTATTTAGGTACGCGCAAGTTAGTGCTGGTGCAATTGTACTTAATTACCTACTTATGAAGTTTTTTGTTGACTTATTGCATATCTACCCAACGCCATCTAAGATGTTAACTACAGTTGTTTCTGTAATCTTCAGCTACATATCGCAGAGTAGATATACATTTAAAGTGAATACTAAGAAAAATAAGTAA
- the corA gene encoding magnesium/cobalt transporter CorA yields the protein MSESLYNKDENVGLSPDEIVFRGERKSEHVTLNLFDYSPTGFVKKNLNRVHEIQPFLTNNSVTWVNITGLHDTKIIEELKSMDINPIVLSDVLNTEGRPKIQEHERSLFVSIKLLHYDTVEKRVEINNLSIVTTDNAVFTFEEKHTDFFNPIIKRLEKSKKSLVNAGADYLLFTILDLVIDNYIYLLSVLGDKIEDLEDILLANPKSSTLDLINFYKRELNTIRRNIKPAVEIILTLTKKDFEYVSEETEVHFKELLNNIKQVNEISDSYREILSDLLNIYHTTVSSKLNSVMMTLTMFSVIFIPLTFIAGIYGTNFDNIPELHYEYSYYMMWMMMFTITIFMMNYFRKKKWL from the coding sequence ATGTCAGAGTCACTATATAACAAAGATGAGAATGTAGGCCTATCGCCAGACGAAATAGTTTTTAGAGGAGAACGTAAAAGTGAACATGTAACCTTAAATTTATTCGATTATTCACCTACAGGTTTTGTAAAAAAGAATTTAAATAGAGTACATGAAATTCAACCATTCTTAACGAATAATTCCGTAACGTGGGTAAACATTACAGGGCTTCATGATACAAAGATAATTGAAGAGTTAAAGTCAATGGATATTAATCCGATTGTACTTTCAGATGTTTTAAATACAGAAGGCCGTCCTAAAATACAGGAACACGAGAGGTCTCTTTTTGTTTCTATAAAGTTATTACATTACGATACAGTCGAAAAAAGAGTAGAGATTAACAACCTTAGTATTGTTACAACAGATAATGCTGTTTTTACTTTTGAAGAGAAGCATACAGACTTTTTTAATCCTATAATTAAACGACTTGAAAAGAGTAAAAAGAGTCTTGTAAATGCAGGAGCAGACTACCTATTGTTTACCATTTTAGATTTAGTAATAGACAACTATATTTACCTGCTCAGTGTATTAGGTGATAAAATTGAAGACCTTGAAGACATTCTTTTAGCTAATCCTAAGAGTTCTACTTTAGATCTTATCAATTTTTATAAGAGGGAATTAAATACCATTCGAAGAAATATAAAACCTGCTGTAGAAATTATTCTAACACTTACCAAAAAGGACTTTGAATATGTGTCTGAAGAAACTGAAGTTCACTTTAAAGAACTTTTGAATAATATAAAACAGGTGAATGAGATTTCGGATAGTTATAGAGAAATACTATCAGATTTGTTAAATATTTACCATACCACTGTTAGTTCTAAGCTTAATAGTGTGATGATGACCTTAACAATGTTTTCTGTAATCTTTATTCCACTTACTTTTATTGCGGGTATTTACGGAACAAATTTCGATAACATACCAGAATTACATTATGAGTATTCTTATTACATGATGTGGATGATGATGTTTACAATAACCATTTTCATGATGAATTATTTTAGGAAAAAGAAGTGGTTATAA
- a CDS encoding T9SS type A sorting domain-containing protein, whose product MELVVGVFYDLNGKILSQTVLSKDIEGNVVATVDVPAATKGINLLRISNGYNSETAKIIIN is encoded by the coding sequence ATTGAACTCGTTGTAGGTGTTTTCTATGATTTAAATGGAAAAATACTTTCACAAACGGTACTTTCTAAAGATATCGAAGGGAATGTAGTTGCTACAGTAGATGTTCCCGCTGCCACCAAAGGGATTAACCTCTTAAGAATTTCTAACGGTTATAATTCTGAAACTGCAAAAATAATAATTAACTAA
- a CDS encoding T9SS type A sorting domain-containing protein, translating into MLKYITTFLYIISITSSFAQYQGGEGGGAHFGETVASVSFDLPITLSSFTLAGNHDGSVTLKWETSTEINNAYFEVQKSIDGRHWNTITEIEGAGNSAVKLAYTYTDNSPNIGKTYYRLHQIDFDKNESYSSVLVYQNGEVETVLSLFTYPNPFVSSFTVTGDEVELSTLKVFDANGREIILSQKIENTNTVTISLVEFPKGMYFIKTRKLSKCVIKK; encoded by the coding sequence ATGTTAAAATATATCACAACTTTTTTATACATCATCTCTATTACATCATCTTTTGCTCAATACCAAGGTGGAGAAGGAGGAGGTGCTCATTTTGGTGAAACAGTTGCATCTGTAAGTTTTGATTTACCTATCACGTTAAGTTCATTTACTTTAGCAGGAAATCATGATGGTAGTGTTACACTAAAATGGGAAACATCAACAGAAATAAACAATGCTTATTTTGAAGTTCAAAAATCTATTGATGGTAGACATTGGAATACTATTACTGAAATAGAAGGAGCAGGAAATTCAGCAGTAAAGTTAGCTTATACCTATACTGATAATTCACCAAATATTGGAAAAACATACTACCGATTGCATCAAATAGATTTTGATAAAAATGAAAGCTATTCTTCTGTTTTAGTATATCAAAACGGAGAAGTAGAAACGGTTTTATCATTGTTCACGTATCCAAACCCTTTTGTAAGTTCTTTTACAGTTACAGGAGATGAGGTAGAATTATCAACATTAAAAGTATTTGATGCTAACGGACGAGAAATAATATTGTCGCAGAAAATTGAGAATACGAACACTGTAACTATTAGTTTAGTAGAGTTTCCTAAAGGAATGTATTTTATTAAAACTAGGAAATTATCAAAGTGTGTAATTAAGAAGTAA
- a CDS encoding GNAT family N-acetyltransferase has protein sequence MIFQLEKLRSTDYSIVKDIYDYYIENTTATFHLDLISIEELKATVPLNHPKYQSFLIYSEGIVCGYCYIGSFKARAAYDRTAEITVYLKPESTGKGIAFGVVNALEEIAKSVGINVLIACITGENTASIRLFEKCGYEKCAHFKQVGEKFGRILDVVDYQKIIG, from the coding sequence ATGATTTTTCAGCTAGAGAAACTTAGAAGTACAGACTATTCAATTGTAAAAGATATCTATGATTATTACATAGAAAATACCACTGCAACTTTTCATTTGGATTTAATTTCAATAGAAGAGTTAAAAGCCACCGTACCCTTAAATCATCCAAAATACCAGTCTTTCTTAATTTATAGCGAAGGTATTGTTTGTGGATATTGTTATATCGGTTCTTTTAAAGCAAGGGCTGCTTACGATCGTACTGCAGAAATTACGGTCTATTTAAAACCAGAAAGTACAGGAAAAGGGATTGCTTTTGGTGTAGTAAATGCTTTGGAAGAAATAGCAAAATCTGTTGGTATTAATGTTTTAATAGCTTGCATAACAGGAGAAAATACTGCGAGTATTCGACTGTTTGAAAAATGTGGATACGAGAAATGTGCACATTTTAAGCAAGTAGGAGAAAAGTTTGGTAGAATATTAGATGTCGTAGATTATCAAAAAATAATAGGATGA
- a CDS encoding SUMF1/EgtB/PvdO family nonheme iron enzyme: protein MESITKSRLLDIKKCLFISLCLLMTDLICNANNITVTNVVLSEPDTTAKTADITFTVTWENSWRVSASPSNWDAAWVFLKFQNVSTGNWEHLSINTSALANSIDDGDSTYPNPKLDINNDSGTGYGHGMFVYSDGSVDLNGDVSYNVSMAWDYEEDGVISNDELNIRVYAIEMVYVPSGAFHLGSGGNETAHFYKYDDGSNTSDTYQVLSENTISIEATKDSLFYDNGGEIADRGDAAVGIPVTIPANFPKGYSSFYCMKYEVTQGEYVNFINTLTDSQKANRLEDDYNKPSTRNSISVVDGELYSSVPHVPFGRLQWADLVAYFDWMALRPITELEYEKLCRGIAAPVTGEFPWGTNQVSSEVYYSDVINLINDLGSETEALDESIIDTSNATEGNANYESVSGDEDGNVLRVGTYASYTNSIRASSGATYYGIMNIAGNMRELWITIGNTTGRSFTGQHGNGKIDTDGNADVLNWPGNDAIGTGLRGTSFKENGTLMRTSNRFSASKTFSIRSNYVSGRAGRTAN from the coding sequence ATGGAATCAATAACTAAATCTCGACTACTTGATATTAAAAAATGTCTTTTTATTAGTTTATGTCTTTTAATGACTGATTTAATTTGTAATGCTAATAATATCACTGTTACAAATGTTGTTTTAAGTGAACCAGATACAACTGCAAAAACAGCCGACATTACGTTTACAGTTACATGGGAAAACTCTTGGAGAGTATCAGCATCACCTTCAAATTGGGATGCAGCATGGGTATTTTTAAAATTCCAAAATGTTTCTACAGGTAATTGGGAACACTTATCTATCAATACTTCTGCTTTAGCAAATAGTATAGATGATGGCGATAGTACATATCCTAACCCAAAATTGGATATCAATAACGACTCTGGTACTGGTTATGGACACGGTATGTTTGTTTATAGTGATGGATCTGTAGATTTAAATGGAGATGTATCTTATAATGTTAGTATGGCTTGGGATTACGAAGAGGACGGTGTAATTAGCAACGATGAATTGAATATTCGTGTATATGCAATAGAGATGGTTTATGTTCCATCTGGAGCATTTCATCTAGGGTCAGGAGGAAATGAAACTGCTCATTTTTATAAATATGATGATGGGAGTAATACTTCTGATACTTATCAGGTGCTCTCTGAAAATACGATTAGTATTGAAGCTACAAAAGATAGTTTATTTTATGATAATGGAGGAGAGATTGCCGATAGAGGAGATGCTGCGGTTGGTATTCCAGTTACAATACCTGCTAATTTTCCCAAGGGCTATTCTTCTTTTTATTGTATGAAATATGAAGTAACACAAGGTGAATACGTGAATTTTATAAACACTTTAACAGATTCACAAAAAGCCAATAGATTAGAAGATGATTATAATAAACCTTCTACAAGAAATAGTATTTCTGTTGTTGATGGAGAATTATATTCTAGTGTTCCACATGTTCCTTTTGGAAGATTACAATGGGCTGATTTAGTTGCCTATTTTGATTGGATGGCTTTAAGACCTATTACTGAATTAGAATATGAGAAACTTTGCAGAGGTATTGCAGCACCCGTTACTGGAGAGTTTCCTTGGGGAACAAACCAAGTATCTTCAGAAGTTTATTATTCTGATGTAATAAATTTAATTAATGATTTAGGTAGTGAGACAGAAGCCCTTGATGAGTCTATTATTGATACATCAAATGCAACAGAAGGTAATGCAAATTATGAGTCTGTAAGTGGAGATGAGGATGGTAATGTATTAAGGGTAGGAACATATGCTTCTTATACAAATAGTATCAGAGCTTCTAGTGGTGCTACTTATTATGGGATTATGAATATTGCAGGCAATATGAGAGAGCTTTGGATTACTATCGGAAATACTACAGGTAGAAGTTTTACGGGGCAACATGGAAATGGAAAGATAGATACAGATGGAAATGCCGATGTGCTTAATTGGCCAGGAAATGATGCAATAGGTACAGGTCTGAGAGGTACTTCATTTAAAGAAAATGGAACATTAATGAGAACTTCAAATAGATTTAGTGCTTCAAAAACATTTTCTATACGTTCAAATTATGTATCGGGAAGAGCAGGAAGAACAGCTAATTAA